Below is a genomic region from Cygnus atratus isolate AKBS03 ecotype Queensland, Australia chromosome 19, CAtr_DNAZoo_HiC_assembly, whole genome shotgun sequence.
CGCAGCAAGCAAGGACGGTCTGTCTCCCGCAGGGCTTCTGAAAAATTATCCTTGCTGAAAAGGCTCCCCGCTGCCAGGGCCTGTTCTCCACTCACCGCAAGCAGGCAGCGGTCCAGCCCACTGCCAGGGGACCAAAGGCTGCCAGTCACTCACCCCACCACACCGGTACAGCGGGGGCTTGTGCTTCTGGCTCTGTAAGAGTCCCTGGCCTTCCAAACCTGCTTACTCCAAGAAACCTGTTTCAGCTACGCTTGAGACCCACGAGGACAGGGAGGGAGGGCTGTCTGAAGCGTTTCTGGAGAGCACATGGCCCACAAAAGAAAGTTCACACAGCCCAGCCTTCAACCTACAGCAGAGACATGCCAAGTCAGGAGCATTTCAGATAAGGCATCGCAGGTGCTTTGATAGTAAAGCAGTTAGTGTTGACTACAGTACTTTAAacacaggctgctgcagagggcaTCCCTGGGGCAAAACCAATTCTCCAGCACCTGATGCAGCAGGAGACGGTTCAGACTTCTCCTACACAAACGCGCGCACACACGCGGGCTGCTCTGGCTGCcctttgtttgttgttttttttttttcccccctcccaaGAAAGTGACTCAAAAAGCCCAGGCTGGGATGTGCCATTTACCCTGCCAAGCAGCCACAGAGATAAAAAGACGCCTTGTGCTGTACCAGACTTTGCAGTAGGCAGGTGAACCATCGCGCCAACGGGACGCGAAGCAGGGGAGGCTAGTTGCCGTTGCTGATGCTGGAGttggcactgctgcagctctgctcgtAGGATGGAGGCGCCTCTGCGGGGGAAAGACAGAACAAGAGTGGTTATAGTGGGTGTTTGGGAGGCTCCCTGCACCCCGTTCTGTGTAACTCAGTGTTAGCAAAGCAAGCTGCTAACACACGCATGCAGGCAATCTCTCCAGCACCCTAAAGCCTGCCCCACGAGTGACACATCCGAGTGTCTCTTGTCAGCCCAGCGCTAACAGACTGGTTTATTCGGCCAGGACCATGCCACAGCGCTGTTCTCTGCCACCCCAGACAAGCACCGCTCGAGGAATGCAGCGTGCTGGGATTTCCCCAAGCTTTTCTGTCCTGGACAGTCTCTCGGCGCCCGCCCCCACAGCTTCTGTCTCCAGACCAGATGCAGGCCCACTCCAAGGCAGACATAAGATTTCAGTTACATCactttcctggctctgctcctgccagcctcGCCACAAGCCAAGAAGTTTTTATATCTGTGGGAGGCTGAAAGCTCATTTCAGAACAGGGAGATCCTCTCACGATGAGCCTAGGGCAGCACGAGTGTAGACGTGGGAACGGACAGTAGGCTGTCACAGCCACGGGAGGGGACGCCTCTGgagaaggcaggcagggagatCTCATGATCCCCTCTGAGTCTAGCCCCCGGTGGGCTGACATCCCCATACTCTAACCTTTTCAGCTAGCAAAGAGACTCTCGTCATAGCAGACATTTGCTATGGCACCGCCGGCCTGTTCAGGCCCCAGGAGCAGGATGCTCACCGTACGGGTAGCCCCACGTGCTGTACTCTGGAGGCAAAATGAGAGAGCTGGCAGTGGGCACGGGCACCACGTTTCCCTCGGCGTAGTAAGGGACGGTGGCTCCCGTCGAGAGGCAGAGCGTGGGGTGGTTTGGGGAGCCCGTCTGCTCAGAGTCCGCTTCCTGGAAGCTCAGTCCTGGGGCGTAGCTGAacggctgctgctgggaatgGCTTTTGGTGGGGATCAAGACATTGTCCATCGGGTGATAGCCGCTGGCAgcgtcctcctcctccggcgGGGCACTGGGTACCACTGCAGATGGTAGGTGCTGCACAGATCGGGAGGGGCTCAGAGGGACCCTGTTCACCGCGATGTTACCAATGTAAATGGGAAGGGTGACTGAAACCTCTGGTGACTTGAGGGAAacctggaaaagaaggaaaaacagtggCATCCTCTGTTGTACACTGCACAGGGCACAGCCAGTCCCACCTGATGCAAGGGCCCCCCGCTCCACACATCTGCTGAGCTCAAGTGATCAAGCATCAAGGTACTCACCTGGATGTAGTAGTCGATGTGTATGAGGCTACAGCCCTGCAAAATGGACTGGGGCAGTGCCGGGACGAGGATCTGCTCTTTCCATTCCGCGTGTTTCCAGGCCTTCACTCCTGAGCCTTCCACCTCCGCGATGGTCCTCAGGTCGTAAATCCAGCGCTTGGATTTGTAAGCCACTTTCTGCGcagacagaattaaaaagagCTAACAGGAAGACCGCAGATGTTCTTCTGTCTCCCACAAGTGCAAGGCAGGACACAAAACCACCCAACTGCTTTGTCAAATAAGCAGGAGCACAAACCTAACGTGCACGTTACAGGGCAGGATAACCCATCGTTACACAACGGGCTGAGTTGGTATAAGCACGACATGTTCTaccacctccttccccaggaagagggagagaaacaaagTTAACCAGAGGCCTACACTCCTCACTGCCACCTCTCAGCAACATGCAAAGAGACGTGCACTGTGGTGGGAACTGCACCAGTTTCACATCGGCCTCAAGGAGGTGGAGTACAGCCCAGCTGAGGGATCGTCCTTTTGGATGCTTACCTGGAGCAGGCTGGCTACCACAGCCCCGGTGTCCCGGCCCGATTTGTTCTCTATGTCTGTGCGGAGCTGGATCACCTGCCCCACGACGTACCCTTTCAGATCTGAGGTGGCGGTCAGGATAACATTGCCACTTTTCACAAGCTTGTAGCTGAACTTCTTGGTGACTGACATCGTGTTGGGCTGCTGCAGAACAACAGAGACACAGAGATGTTGACCCAAGGGAGTCAGAGCACCTCCAGGAAAACACTCGGGTCCAAAACGAGCAAGCAGAAATACCGGTCTAAGAGGCCACAAAGAACCACTAACACAGCACCGCCACAGACAACAGGTCTCACTCCTCCATCCCCCCAGTTTTGCTGTCCTATCAGCGTCTCTTCCCTTCAGAAAATGTTCCCCAAACCCAGGTCTCTACAAGTAGGTATTGGTCCTAAGGAGCTCTTGGCAGACCTCACTCAGCATGCTGAAAATTCACCTACACCATCCAAAGTAATGTGTGGAGGAGCCAGAAATCACAGAGAGCAGGGACAGAAAGCAAGACAGGACAGATCAGAAGCAGGAGTCCCCATCGTGCTCTTGCACAGCAGGACATGCAGTCAGAGAGGTGTCCAACCACGCAGTTATTCCCACCTTTCACACATGACAGGGACAAGCACTGAAGCCTTGTACTTACCTCAATATCAGGGATGTCATTCAAGTTGAGAGGGCAGAGGACATAGAAGATCTTGTTGCACTTGTAGTCCTTGGAGAAGCGAGGCGTGTCTATCACAGCTTTCACCTGATGGAGGACCTTGCCAAAAGGGCCTTCAAATGATGTAGGAGCCGAGGCTGGAGtcgagagagagagaaagaaaaggcagtgtGAGACTGAGTCAAGCCAAGTATGTCCAAACATGAAAAAACTTTCCTCTTCACCTCAAGAGTCCTGCAAGTATCTCAGAGCAGAAATCCCAGAAAAGGCTTGGGGCTGAACACTTGGGTCACCCAGTGACTGTGCTGCGACCTCCTTGCAGGAGGCACCCCTCACTCCACAGCAGAgcgtgctgcaggcaggacagaCGGCCAGGAACCCACCTGAGAGCCCGCAGAGATGCTCGGAGCCGTCAGAGACAGCGCAGGCCTGGTTTTGCACTAGGCAGGAGGCGTTTGCTTGCCTAAGCTCCTCCGCTGTGTGCGGCCAGCCTTACActcccccagcacctctgggCCTTGCCGCCAGCCCCCCTACCAGCCAGCCCAGGGCTCAGCTCAGCTCCCAAGGCGGGGAGAGCCACGGCTCGCATGGCAGAGCCTTCAGCTGGTCGTCTGCATCGTACCTGGCAGCAGGAACTGGAAGGAAAAGTTGTGCTCCCCAGCTGAAAGGACTCCTGTGGGAAACAAGAGGAAGAGGTGAGGGACAGGTGCCTTGGAACAGCATTTTTGGAGCACAAGCTTCTGGTGAGAGAGGCCACTGCCGGGGGAAGGCCACGCAACTCGTTCAGCTGCCTTCACCCCACCGGACACCACCACGCTCATCCTCCAGGCCCAATGAGTTTCACATCCACTGCTGCCCACCTCTCATGGGGTCAGGAGACATCCCCATTCCCAACGAGTTCTAGGTTAAGATACTCTGGAAATAAAGTCACCTGGGGCACAGCTGAAGGGATGCCAGTGCCAGAGAATGCTTCCCGGGGTAGTTCACCCCAGCCTGCCGACACAGGGCGCCAAGAGGGGATGCTGCATGTTTATGTCCctcaggcaggctgcagccagccggGAAGGTGAGGAAGCCCCAGCACTGGGCTGGTGGGCACCAAGCTGGAACCAGAGGCCCAACTCCCAGGCCTAAATCCACCCCTGCAAAGCCTGGTCCCAAGATGGGACCTGCAGCACCTCAGCCCGTCTGCCTGGATGACAGGGACCAAGGAAAAGCTTCCACAACGTCCCCGAGTCCTTCCCTTGGGCAGAGCCGTGCCACGGTGTGGGTGAGCTCCTGCAGAGGCTATGCCACGCTCTGTGCCTCGGCTGTGACACGAGTGGCTCCtggtccctgtccctgtgccaccaGCAGCGATGCTCCTGGCCAAGCCTGATGGAGAATTCACCCCCAGTCCCAGCTTTGGGCCTCTCTTCCAGAGGAGACCTCTGCTCCCCTTGCAGAGCCACGCGCCGGCAGCGAGAGGCCACGCAGGCTGAGCGGGGAGAGGAGCCTGCGAGCGAACCGAGGCCGTGAATTCCCCCCCATGGCACCGAGCACTTCGGGGAGGGCCACGGGCTCCCGgcccctggctgcagcccagcgcTGGAAGCTCAAACCTCAGCGCTGGTTTTCTTCAGCGATCTCTCTCCCCAACAGCAGCCTCGAGGgcgcagagcagagccaaaACACGGCTAAAACCACAGCTACAACCCCAGGATCCCCCAACCCGCCCTCCCCAGCGCCCAGCCGGGTCCCGCACCCCTCCCAGGGCAGCGGTGACCCCAAACCAGGCCCACAGCGCGACCGGCAGCATCGGGCAGCTCCGCAGGCCGCCTGCCATCAGACGAGCACCGAGACGCAGAGGGCCTTCCACGTTTGCCGAATGTGTGTAAACACGGGAGGGTTTGTTTCCAGCTTGGCAGTGCTAACAGCGGACCTGGACACCAAGTAACTCACGCTGCGTTTGTCCTGCTTTGTAGGATCGCTGCTGGAAGTGCCGAGGCTCCGGATTTGGCTAGCTGTTGGGTTGGTGCAAGGAGGCAGCTTGCCTGTTCGCAGTGCTGGCTCCGCAGAGCTGACAGGAACGGTCCCACCGCCAGGGGACTGAGCGGATCACAGggccggggaagggggggggagaatCTGGGGGGAATTGCCCCCATTTGCAGCATGATTCCAGACAGACAAGGCGGTGTTCGGCCCCGTCCCCTTCTCGCGTCAGGCAACGCCGCAGCGCTGCCCTCGCTGCTGGCAGCCCgcctccagcacagccccaacacgtctgggctggggctgctgcagagggagccAAGGAGAAGCGAGAGATGTCCGTGCAGGATGAAAGGAGACGGTCTGCTCACTCCCATCACCCCACCAAAACACCCCCCCGGTGATTGCCCTCCCCGTCCCCCAAACACAACCAGGCTATGCAGGCTGAAATGCAACGTGCCGGCTTGTCACAAGGTGGAGGCATAAAGCAAGGCAAAGCCCGCGCTGCCAGCCTCCGGACACCCCAGCCTTCTGTTCCCTTCTCGGGAAAGTCTTGCTGGGTGAAAGGCAGCGGTTTGGGAGACGGGCGTCTTTTCTGGTTACAGGGCAAAGCCTTGCTAACTAACCCGGTGCTTGGTCACTGCTCCAAGAGTTTCTGGGGCTCCACGCAACGCTGTGGCCTCACAGCCGGGCCCTCGCTCTCTGAaggcccagctcctgcccagc
It encodes:
- the ARRDC1 gene encoding arrestin domain-containing protein 1: MGKVQLFEIRLGESRVIYSPGEPLAGTVTVRLSGSLQYRAIKVSCVGFCGVSNKINDTAWTVEEQYFNTTLSLADKGVLSAGEHNFSFQFLLPASAPTSFEGPFGKVLHQVKAVIDTPRFSKDYKCNKIFYVLCPLNLNDIPDIEQPNTMSVTKKFSYKLVKSGNVILTATSDLKGYVVGQVIQLRTDIENKSGRDTGAVVASLLQKVAYKSKRWIYDLRTIAEVEGSGVKAWKHAEWKEQILVPALPQSILQGCSLIHIDYYIQVSLKSPEVSVTLPIYIGNIAVNRVPLSPSRSVQHLPSAVVPSAPPEEEDAASGYHPMDNVLIPTKSHSQQQPFSYAPGLSFQEADSEQTGSPNHPTLCLSTGATVPYYAEGNVVPVPTASSLILPPEYSTWGYPYEAPPSYEQSCSSANSSISNGN